The window GCTGCCAAAGGCAGGCCCAGCCCTTCGGCGCGGCGCTGCAGGTTACGGACCCTTTTCAGCACCTCTTCCGGCGCGGGGCCATAATCAAAGCTGGCACCTTCAACCGGGCCCGTCGCCAGAACGCCGGAATTGAACACCCCGCCCAGGATCAGGCTGGTGCGCATCTTGCGGCATTTCGGCACAAGTTCTTCTTCCGCCGAGCGATCCAGCAGTGTCAGCCTTCCGGCCAGCAGGATCGCATCCAGCGCGCGATGGGCCATGACATCCAGACAGATCTGGTTCTCGTTGACGCCCAGCCCGAAGGCCCCAATCGCACCTCTGTCCTTGAGCGCTTGCAAACGATCCAGTCCGCTGTTCAGAAAATCGGCCATATGGGCATCATTCGCCGCACCATGCGTATATGTGCCGATGTCATGGACATAGAGAATGTCGATGTAACGGGTTTGCAATCGCACGCAGCTTTGTTCGAAGGCGGCCTCGATACCGTCGCCCGAATAATCGTAGCGCACGTCATTGGGCAGCGGCGCAATGAAGCCATCGGCTTCCTCCCTGGGCGCGCCAGGGGAAAGCAGCCGCCCGACCTTGGTGGACAGGGCGAACTGGTCGCGCGGCTTGCCCGACAGGAAATCACCCAGTCGTGCCTCGGCCAGCCCGCGCCCGTAATGTGGGGCAGTGTCGAAATAGCGAATGCCATTGTCCCAAGCGGTTTGCAGCACTGCAAATGCCTCCTGATCGGATATCCGGCGATAGAGATTGCC of the Paracoccus seriniphilus genome contains:
- a CDS encoding aldo/keto reductase, producing the protein MRNSNQIGTTRVRVSDIAFGCSGIGNLYRRISDQEAFAVLQTAWDNGIRYFDTAPHYGRGLAEARLGDFLSGKPRDQFALSTKVGRLLSPGAPREEADGFIAPLPNDVRYDYSGDGIEAAFEQSCVRLQTRYIDILYVHDIGTYTHGAANDAHMADFLNSGLDRLQALKDRGAIGAFGLGVNENQICLDVMAHRALDAILLAGRLTLLDRSAEEELVPKCRKMRTSLILGGVFNSGVLATGPVEGASFDYGPAPEEVLKRVRNLQRRAEGLGLPLAAAALHFACHHPAVASVLIGTAKPSSLTRNLRALELPWSDEARAAFA